A section of the Ammospiza caudacuta isolate bAmmCau1 chromosome 28, bAmmCau1.pri, whole genome shotgun sequence genome encodes:
- the SLC5A5 gene encoding sodium/iodide cotransporter → MRKRGQPHARCHVSLREPPSCPATAAHCRGSAGLGAPHRRRGRTGGKGLFIYGRQLHPPRRGSLPDLLNVPPTGRSCSRHGRPSTPLGTRQGPLPGEQPPLGSSGSVRPVRPARPANNNLFLLGMQGPQDVRALTFSPWDYGVFALMLLISTAIGLFHGLAKGGQKTSEDFFTGGRRMSALPVGLSLSASFMSAIQVLGVPAEAFRYGAKFLWMCLAQLINSALTAQLFLPVFYRLGLTSTYEYLERRFSRSVRLCGTVQYVVATGACAMLYTGIVIYAPALILNQVTGLDIWASLLSTGAICTFYTTIGGMKAVIWTDVFQVFVMLAGFVAIAIRGALLVGGPAEVLSIASNGSRLNFADFSPDPRSRYTVWTFVLGGTLLWLSMYGVNQAQVQRYVACRSEREAKMALLVNQVGLFFIVFSAVACGLVMFALYGHCDPLLAGAIAAPDQYMPYLVLDIFGSTPGVPGLFLACAYSGTLSTASTSINAMAAVTVEDLVRPRLPALSPRKLTLISKGLSLTFGTSCITVAALSSLLGGGVLQGSFTVMGVISGPLLGAFVLGMFLPRCGTAGVLGGLAVGLALSLWVAVGATLYPPSAATMGVLPTWGTLCPPHNATNATSATSVTSATSVTSVTSVTSATSGPVLPAPPPEPLLPAILGDFYSISYLYYGALGTLATVGTGALLSLLPGSTRCPPGVLWWDIVRAAPSGGLKGDTSVGDEPLDKATVTQALLETGEEQKPPGDPPKGGTVTESDV, encoded by the exons ATGAGGAAGCGGGGCCAGCCCCACGCCCGGTGCCACGTATCCCTCCGGGAGCCACCGTCCTGCCCCGCCACCGCCGCTCACTGCCGGGGCTCCGCGGGGCTCGGAGCTCCGCACCGGCGCCGCGGCCGCACGGGAGGGAAAGGGTTATTTATTTATGGCCGACAGCTCCATCCTCCCCGCCGCGGCTCCCTCCCCGACCTGCTGAACGTGCCTCCCACCGGCCGGAGCTGCTCGAGGCACGGCCGGCCCTCGACACCTCTGGGGACACGtcagggacccctccccggGGAGCAGCCCCCGCTGGGCTCCTCGGGCTCGGTCCGGCCGGTCCGTCCCGCTCGGCCGGCAAACAACAACCTGTTCCTTCTGGG CATGCAGGGACCCCAGGACGTGCGGGCGCTCACCTTCAGCCCGTGGGATTACGGGGTGTTCGCGCTGATGCTGCTGATCTCCACGGCCATCGGGCTCTTCCACGGGCTGGCCAAGGGCGGCCAGAAAACCTCGGAGGATTTTTTCACTGGTGGCCGGAGGATGTCGGCGCTGCCCGTGGGGCTCTCGCTGTCGGCCAGCTTCATGTCGGCCATCCAGGTGCTGGGGGTGCCGGCCGAGGCGTTCCGCTACGGAGCCAAATTCCTCTGGATGTGCCTGGCGCAGCTCATCAACAGCGCGCTCACCGCGCAGCTCTTCCTGCCCGTCTTCTACCGCCTGGGGCTCACCAGCACCTACGAG TACCTGGAGCGGCGCTTCAGCCGGAGCGTGCGGCTGTGCGGGACCGTGCAGTACGTGGTGGCCACCGGTGCGTGTGCG ATGCTCTACACCGGGATCGTCATCTACGCGCCCGCCCTGATCCTAAACCAAG TCACCGGGCTGGATATTTGGGCATCGCTGCTGTCCACGGGGGCCATCTGCACCTTCTACACCACCATC GGCGGGATGAAGGCTGTCATCTGGACCGACGTGTTCCAGGTGTTCGTGATGCTCGCGGGCTTTGTCGCCATCGCCATCCGGGGGGCGCTGCTGGTTGGGGGTCCCGCCGAGGTGCTGAGCATCGCCAGCAACGGCTCCAGGCTCAACTTCGCCGA TTTCAGCCCGGACCCGCGGAGCCGCTACACCGTGTGGACCTTCGTGCTGGGCGGGACGCTGCTCTGGCTCTCCATGTACGGCGTCAACCAGGCGCAGGTGCAGCGCTACGTGGCCTGCAGGAGCGAGAGGGAGGCCAAGAT GGCGCTGCTGGTCAATCAGGTCGGGCTCTTCTTCATCGTGTTCAGCGCCGTGGCCTGCGGGCTCGTCATGTTCGCGCTCTACGGCCACTGTGACCCCCTGCTGGCCGGGGCCATCGCCGCCCCCGACCAG TACATGCCCTACCTGGTCCTGGACATCTTCGGGAGCACGCCGGGGGTGCCGGGGCTGTTCCTGGCCTGCGCCTACAGCGGCACGCTCAG CACGGCCTCCACGTCCATCAATGCCATGGCTGCTGTCACCGTGGAGGACCTGGTGCGGCCGCGGCTGCCGGCGCTGTCCCCAAGGAAGCTGACGCTGATCTCCAAGGGGCTCT CTCTCACCTTCGGCACCTCCTGCATCACTGTGGCCGCGCTGTCCTCGCTGCTGGGGGGGGGTGTCCTGCAG gGCTCCTTCACGGTGATGGGGGTGATCAGCGGGCCCCTGCTGGGCGCCTTCGTGCTGGGGATGTTCCTGCCCCGCTGTGGAACCGCC ggggtgctggggggccTGGCCGTGGGCCTGGCACTGTCACTCTGGGTGGCCGTGGGTGCCACCCTGTACCCGCCCAGCGCGGCCACCATGGGGGTGCTGCCCACCTGGGGGACGCTGTGCCCGCCCCACAACGCCACCAACGCCACCAGCGCCACCAGTGTCACCAGCGCCACCAgtgtcaccagtgtcaccagtgtcaccaGCGCCACCAGCGGCCCCGTCCTGCCCGCGCCACCCCCGGAGCCGCTGCT CCCGGCCATCCTGGGTGACTTCTACTCCATCTCCTACCTGTACTACGGCGCCTTGGGGACACTGGCgactgtggggacaggggccctgctcagcctgctgccAG GGTCGACGCGCTGTCCCCCGGGTGTGCTGTGGTGGGACATCGTCAGGGCTGCACCCTCGGGTGGCCTCAAGGGTGACACCAGCGTTGGGGACGAGCCCCTGGACAAAGCCACGGTGACCCAGGCGCTGCTGGAGACGGGAGAGGAGCAGAAACCCCCGGGTGACCCCCCCAagggtggcactgtcaccgAGAGCGACGTGTAG
- the JAK3 gene encoding tyrosine-protein kinase JAK3, giving the protein MAPLGEETPLIGGRSCSLSSAESGTLQVFLYHRAPGPHRAPGSAAGTLSFTFGEYTAEELCVRAAKACGVLPVCHPLFALATEDLSCWFPPNHVFTVDESCSQVVVYRIRFFFPNWCGLGQSHRFQLLNGRASPVLDYPVIDYLFAQSRSDFIGGRVAVGLSLPSQEQCLSLAVLDMLRIAQEQRQSPKQVCSHVSYKSCLPAPLRSQIQQHNFVTRKRLRRRFGKSLRRLGGCGPDAPHLKLKYLLDLERLQRRRSEEIFHVRSPGSAAPVTIHVCGDSGVAWSCGGSESRQHFCDFPDIADISIKQAASRDGGSPVENRLVTVTKADNRVLEVEFSTLREARSFVALLDGYYRLTADAQHYFCREVAPPRLLEDLENQCHGPISAEFAVNKLEAAGGAPGLFLLRRSPQDFDSYLLTVCVQTRSGRDYKRCQIRRDEDGRWWLSGVARRFCSLRELLGTYGHRGLQAEGASMRLEVVCPPRAKEKSNLLIVRSGVPCPPGSPPAPRRRSLQQMMFHKIDPQSLTRGESLGQGSFTQIYKGVKRDEDEEDGARQTPVVLKVMDGSHRNCLESFLEAASTMSQLSHKHLVLLHGVSLGKDSVMVQEHVRHGPLDLYLRKNRGAVTTGWKLTVAKQLAYALNYLEDKKIPHGNVSAKKVLLAREGDTAGGSPPFIKLNDPGVSVTILARDMLVERIPWVAPECVSDPGSLALPADKWGFGATLWEIFSGGNMPLSLLEPQRKLEFYQSQQQLPAPRWPELAALVSQCMEYEPQRRPCFRALIRDLNSLITSDYELLSDLSPADVTLRDGFWGHECLAMSQDPEQFQERHLKYISLLGKGNFGSVELCRYDPLGDSTGELVAVKRLQQDSAKEIRDFEREIQILHSLQHDFIVRYRGVCYSRGMRGLRLVMEFLPNGCLRDFLQKNQPRLEHRTLLLYAWQICKGMEYLGAQRCVHRDLASRNILVESDSHVKIGDFGLAKLLPQDKDYYVVREPGQSPVFWYAPESLADNIFSCASDAWSFGVLLYELFTYSSKSKSPSEEFLRMMGTARPPQIICHLLELLKDNRRLPAPAGCPSEVYALMMSCWAFTPGARPTFGELSPKIEALRDGRSKTRG; this is encoded by the exons ATGGCCCCGCTGGGCGAGGAGACGCCGCTGATCGGGGGccgctcctgcagcctctcGTCGGCCGAGAGCGGGACCCTGCAGGTGTTCCTGTACCACCGGGCCCCCGGCCCGCACCGGGCaccgggcagcgccgcgggcACGCTCAGCTTCACCTTCGGCGAGTACACGGCCGAGGAGCTCTGCGTGCGCGCTGCCAAAGCCTGCG gCGTGCTGCCCGTGTGCCACCCGCTCTTCGCCCTGGCCACCGAAGACCTGAGCTGCTGGTTCCCCCCCAACCACGTGTTCACCGTGGACGAGTCCTGCAGCCAGGTCGTGGTGTACAGGATCAG GTTCTTCTTCCCCAACTGGTGCGGACTGGGACAGTCCCACCGCTTCCAGCTGCTCAACGGCCGGGCCAGCCCCGTCCTGGATTATCCCGTCATTGATTACCTGTTCGCCCAG TCCCGCAGTGATTTCATCGGGGGCCGCGTGGCCGtggggctgagcctgccctCGCAGGAGCAGTGCCTGAGCCTGGCCGTGCTGGACATGCTGCGCATCGCCCAGGAGCAGCGGCAGAGCCCCAAGCAGGTCTGCAGCCATGTCAG CTACAAGTCGTGCCTGCCGGCGCCGCTGCGCTCGCAGATCCAGCAGCACAACTTCGTGACCCGCAAGCGCCTGCGGCGCCGCTTCGGCAAATCCCTGCGGCGCCTGGGGGGCTGCGGGCCGGACGCGCCGCACCTGAAGCTCAAGTACCTGCTGGACCTGGAGCGGCTCCAGCGCCGCCGCAGCGAGGAGATTTTCCACGTGCGCTCGCCCGGATCCGCGGCTCCCGTCACCATCCACGTGTGCGGCGACAGCGGCGTGGCCTGGAGCTGCGGCGGCTCTGAG AGccgccagcacttctgtgactTCCCCGACATCGCCGACATCAGCATCAAGCAGGCGGCGAGCCGGGACGGCGGCAGCCCCGTGGAGAACCGGCTGGTCACCGTCACCAAGGCAGACAACCGGGTGCTG GAGGTGGAGTTCTCCACGCTGCGGGAGGCTCGCTCCTTCGTGGCTCTGCTCGATGGTTACTACCGGCTGACGGCGGATGCCCAGCACTACTtctgcagggaggtggcaccacCACGGCTGCTGGAGGACCTGGAGAACCAGTGCCACGGGCCCATCAG cgCCGAGTTTGCTGTGAACAAGCTGGAGGCGGCCGGGGGTGCCCcggggctgttcctgctgcgCCGCAGCCCCCAGGACTTTGACAGTTACCTGCTGACCGTGTGCGTGCAG ACCCGCTCCGGCCGGGATTACAAGCGGTGCCAGATCCGCCGGGACGAGGACGGGCGCTGGTGGCTCTCGGGGGTGGCGCGGAGGTTCTGCAGCCTGCGGGAGCTGCTGGGCACCTACGGGCACCGCGGGCTGCAGGCCGAGGGGGCATCCATGCGCCTGGAGGTGGTCTGTCCCCCCCGGGCCAAAG AGAAGTCCAACCTGCTGATCGTGCgcagcggggtcccctgtccccccgggtcccctcCCGCGCCCCGGCGCCGCAGCCTGCAGCAGATGATGTTCCACAAGATCGacccccagagcctgacacgg ggcgagagcctgggccagggctccttcacccagATCTACAAAGGCGTCAAACGGGACGAGGACGAGGAGGACGGAGCCCGGCAGACCCCGGTGGTGCTCAAGGTCATGGACGGCAGCCACCGCAACTGCCTGGAG TCCTTCCTGGAGGCCGCCAGCACCATGAGCCAGCTGTCCCACAAgcacctggtgctgctgcatggCGTCAGCCTCGGCAAGGACA gtgtgatGGTGCAGGAGCACGTCCGGCACGGGCCCCTGGACCTGTACCTGCGCAAGAACCGGGGCGCGGTGACCACGGGATGGAAGCTGACGGTGGCCAAGCAGTTGGCCTATGCCCTCAACTACCTG GAGGACAAGAAGATCCCACATGGGAACGTCTCTGCCAagaaggtgctgctggcacgggagggggacacagctggggggAGCCCCCCCTTCATCAAACTCAACGACCCCGGGGTCAGCGTCACCATCCTGGCCCGGGACA TGCTGGTGGAGAGGATCCCATGGGTGGCCCCCGAGTGTGTCAGCGACCCCgggagcctggcactgccagctgacAAGTGGGGCTTCGGAGCCACCCTCTGGGAGATCTTCAGTGGGGGGAACatgcccctgagcctgctggaGCCGCAGAGG AAGCTGGAGTTCtaccagagccagcagcagctcccagccccgcGGTGGCCCGAGCTGGCCGCGCTGGTGTCCCAGTGCATGGAGTACGAACCCCAGCGCCGGCCCTGCTTCCGCGCCCTCATCCGTGACCTCAACAGCCTCATCACCTCTG aCTACGAGCTGCTCTCGGACCTGTCCCCCGCGGATGTGACGCTCCGGGATGGCTTTTGGGGACATGAGTGCCTGGCCATGAGCCAGGACCCAGAGCAGTTCCAGGAGAGGCACCTCAAGTACATCTCGCTGCTGGGCAAG GGGAATTTCGGGAGCGTGGAGCTGTGTCGCTACGACCCCCTGGGTGACAGCACGGGCGAGCTGGTGGCGGtgaagaggctgcagcaggattcGGCCAAGGAAATTCGGGATTTCGAGCGGGAGATCCAAATCCTGCACTCGCTGCAGCACGACTTCATCGTCAGATACCGGGGTGTCTGCTACAGCCGGG GGATGCGCGGGCTGCGGCTGGTGATGGAATTCCTGCCCAACGGCTGCCTGCGGGATTTCCTGCAGAAGAACCAGCCCCGCCTGGAGCACAGGACGCTGCTCCTCTACGCCTGGCAGATCTGCAAG GGCATGGAGTACCTGGGGGCGCAGCGCTGCGTGCACCGGGACCTGGCGAGCAGGAACATCCTGGTGGAGAGCGACAGCCACGTCAAGATCGGCGACTTCGGGCTGGCCAAGCTGCTCCCGCAGGACAAGGATTACTACGTGGTGCGGGAGCCCGGCCAGAGCCCCGTTTTCTG GTACGCTCCGGAATCCCTGGCTGACAACATCTTCTCCTGCGCCTCCGACGCCTGGAGCTTCGGGGTGCTCCTCTACGAGCTCTTCACCTACAGCTCCAAGAGCAAGAGCCCCTCGGAG GAATTCCTGCGCATGATGGGCACCGCGAGGCCACCGCAGATCATCTGCCACCTGCTGGAGCTCCTCAAGGACAACCGGCGACTCCCGGCCCCTGCTGGCTGTCCCTCGGAG GTGTACGCGCTGATGATGAGCTGCTGGGCCTTCACTCCCGGCGCCAGACCCACTTTTGGGGAGCTTTCCCCCAAAATCGAGGCGCTGCGGGATGGGCGGAGCAAAACTCGGGGTTGA